One stretch of Mustelus asterias chromosome 21, sMusAst1.hap1.1, whole genome shotgun sequence DNA includes these proteins:
- the LOC144508960 gene encoding CD276 antigen-like encodes MNTETQGGHNRAKYLLHVLIVWGLALLSDAFEDPVPETTLIGIHRQSIVLGCSFPVNDGSPLEHTIITWQRVENNEVVHSYYYVKDQLNYQSEQYSGRTSLFPEEFKHGNASLKLDGVKAEDAGRYICFVSTISGTTKEIVFLKFAAYYKDPQLLIKLQLSSATFILESQGYPEASILWYCAEDKNLLLRPNISFVPSEDGLYTLQTTLEVDNTKAICSHVVEIQNYLVNQTVARKFNLLFPQHSFQEDGIYKKWWIVLSSCMLVFVAIIALLLVIYTRQPMKMEEKTKCEVI; translated from the exons AATACTGAAACACAGGGAGGCCACAACAGAGCAAAATATTTGCTTCATGTTCTAATTGTGTGGGGACTGGCCCTTCTTTCTG ATGCATTTGAAGACCCTGTGCCGGAGACAACTTTAATAGGCATCCATCGTCAAAGTATTGTCCTCGGATGCAGCTTTCCTGTTAATGATGGCTCCCCATTGGAACATACTATAATCACCTGGCAACGTGTGGAGAATAATGAGGTGGTGCACAGTTATTACTATGTCAAAGACCAACTCAATTATCAGAGTGAACAGTATTCAGGCAGAACGAGTCTATTTCCAGAGGAATTCAAACACGGCAATGCTTCATTGAAACTGGATGGAGTGAAGGCTGAAGATGCTGGACGGTACATATGTTTTGTCAGCACGATATCTGGAACTACCAAAGAGATAGTTTTTTTGAAATTTGCAG CTTACTACAAGGACCCACAATTGCTGATCAAACTCCAACTATCCAGTGCAACCTTCATTCTCGAATCTCAAGGTTATCCTGAGGCCTCCATCCTCTGGTACTGTGCAGAAGATAAAAACCTGCTCCTCAGGCCTAATATTTCATTTGTTCCAAGTGAAGATGGCCTCTACACACTCCAAACCACTCTTGAAGTTGATAATACAAAGGCAATTTGTAGCCACGTAGTTGAGATTCAGAACTACCTTGTTAACCAGACTGTTGCCAGGAAATTCAACCTCCTTTTCCCCC AACATAGCTTTCAGGAAGATGGCATTTACAAGAAATGGTGGATTGTTCTAAGCTCCTGTATGCTGGTATTTGTTGCAATTATCGCCCTGCTATTGGTAATATATACACGTCAACCAATGAAAATGGAAGAAAAAACAAAGTGTGAAGTCATATGA